From the Oryza glaberrima chromosome 5, OglaRS2, whole genome shotgun sequence genome, one window contains:
- the LOC127775018 gene encoding phospholipase A1-II 6 → MSSQQWLGDGTARRWRELHGESDWDGLLDPFDLDLRRTVIRYGEMAQATYDAFNHEKLSPHAGLSRFAARRFFERAQLPGHAAAYRVARFVYATSCVAVPEPLILRSASRARRCRESNWIGYVAVATDEGKAALGRRDIVVAWRGTVQSLEWIKDMDFVMVPPKGLLRDKASDAMVHRGWLSMYTSRDSESSHNKDSARDQVLSEVAKLVSMYQDEELSITVTGHSLGAALATLNAFDIVENGYNRAPRAAAAAAGCPITAFVFASPRVGGHGFKRRFDGARGLGLRLLRVRNARDVVPRYPPAPPYHGVGTELAIDTGESPYLRRPGNELVWHNLECYLHGVAGARGGEAGRFKLAVERDVALANKSYGALRDEHAVPAGWWIPSNRGMVRGADGRWTLMDREEDEDSAE, encoded by the exons ATGTCGTCGCAGCAATGGCTTGGTGACGGGACGgcgcggaggtggagggagcTCCATGGCGAGAGCGACTGGGACGGCCTCCTGGACCCGTTCGACCTCGACCTCCGCCGCACCGTCATCCGCTACGGCGAGATGGCGCAGGCGACGTACGACGCCTTCAACCACGAGAAGCTCTCGCCGCACGCGGGCCTCTCGAGGttcgccgcgcgccgcttctTCGAGCGGGCGCAGCTGCCGGGCCACGCCGCGGCGTACCGCGTCGCCAGGTTCGTGTACGCGACGTCGTGCGTCGCCGTGCCGGAGCCGCTCATCCTCCGGtccgcgtcgcgcgcgcgcaggTGCAGGGAGAGCAACTGGATCGGGTACGTCGCGGTGGCCACCGACGAAGGGAAGGCCGCGCTCGGGCGCCGCGACATCGTCGTCGCGTGGCGCGGCACGGTGCAGTCGCTGGAGTGGATCAAGGACATGGACTTCGTCATGGTGCCACCCAAGGGCCTCCTCCGGGACAAAGCTTCCGACGCCATGGTGCATCGAGGGTGGCTGTCCATGTACACCTCCAGGGACTCTGAGTCCAGCCACAACAAGGACAGTGCTCGAGATCAG GTGTTGAGCGAGGTGGCGAAGCTGGTGAGCATGTACCAGGACGAGGAACTGAGCATCACGGTGACGGGACACAGCCTCGGCGCCGCACTCGCGACGCTGAACGCGTTCGACATCGTCGAGAACGGGTACAACAGGGCaccccgcgccgcggcggcggcggcgggctgcccGATCACCGCGTTCGTGTTCGCCAGCCCGCGCGTCGGCGGGCACGGCTTCAAGCGCCGCttcgacggcgcgcgcggcctcggcctccgcctcctccgcgtccGCAACGCGCGCGACGTCGTCCCCAGgtacccgccggcgccgccgtaccACGGCGTGGGCACCGAGCTGGCGATCGACACGGGCGAGTCGCCGTACCTGAGGAGGCCCGGGAACGAGCTGGTGTGGCACAACCTCGAGTGCTACCTGCACGGCGtggccggcgcgcgcggcggcgaggccgggcgGTTCAAGCTCGCCGTGGAGCGCGACGTGGCGCTGGCGAACAAGTCCTACGGCGCGCTGCGCGACGAGCACGCCGTGCCGGCCGGGTGGTGGATCCCGTCGAACAGGGGCATGGTGAGAGGCGCCGATGGCCGCTGGACTCTGATGGATCGCGAGGAAGATGAGGATAGTGCAGAGTAA